DNA from Manduca sexta isolate Smith_Timp_Sample1 chromosome 6, JHU_Msex_v1.0, whole genome shotgun sequence:
GCCTATCGTTCCCCCATACCCGCCATTATCCTTTTGAATAACAACTTACGGCCTCTGCTTCGAATCTCTTGTGCAATGCGCGGCGGTGAGCACATGCCTCTTCCCCACGAGGGTCCCGCCGCACCAGAACTCACGGCGCTTGCTGCCGTGCAGGTAGATGGCTGCCATCCACGGCCAGTCGCCGGATTTGGACTCCGTGCCACCCACGATGCGACCGCCTTCGTCTTCTCTTTGCCCGCAGTCTGGTTttgagattaaaattaataaatattaggaTTATAAGTGATCTTGATGCTACTTCTCAGGCTGGTGGACTTTTCAGAAGAATCGGTAGATGCTTtattattggaaaaatatataaaagtagatTAGCGGCCTAATTACCTAACTACTAATACGTAAATGCTTTGGAATTAAACAAATGATTCCAGAACTTTTTTAGCTAGTTTCATAGGTTGGGCCTAAATGTTAAAGAAAGTAATATCTACTTTTGTTTTTAGGCGGTTAGCGTAAGAATGTTCCTAATCTGCCTAAGTATATGAAATggaattcattttatttgtttgtcatCGATAACTCCCATTCAAACACTGCGATAATATATGACTTCAACAATCGGGACAAGGCCCActtatctacataataaaagCTATAAGTGTGCTGTAAGTAATAAATCACTAAATTGACTAGGTGTTTGAAAGGTGCGTTCGGAACTAATGACACACGGGGAATGTCAACGATCAAGAAAAATTGTGCGAACGGTCATGACTCTGCATTTTCAGTTAAAGCGAGATCGTACGTGTAATCTATTTACCTAGTTTCATTCTTTTAttcaagaaaattaaattacttattatctaAGTCACTACTTTCTTATTTGCGGGGTTTATGTTATTAACCATAAATCTACTAATccacttttttattacttccaaAAAGTCACACTCACCGTTAACATCCACAATGTTGGTAAAATTGCTATAAACTGGTGGTGCTACGGTATAGAACGTGGTGGTACCGAGCGGTCTTGAAGTCGAGGCCACAGGTCTTTTCGTGGTTGCCGGCTTTGGTTTCTTGGTCGTCAACACTAAAACTGCTGATGGCTTCTTGGTTGTAGCAGGCTTAGGTCTTTGGGTTGTTACCGGCACTAAATATGTAGGCTTATTTGTCGTAGCAACTATAGGTTTTTCAATCAATGGAGTCGATGGTACAATTGAATCTCTTGGACAACACACACCCGGGACAAAAAGGTCTTTAAAGCATAAAGATTCTCGGAgatttactaaatttaataacaGCTGTGGACAGTTACTCAGGTCCTCGCAAATACCGTCCTCTCCTTCAGGTGTTGTACAAACTTTCGTGTCACTTTTATCTACGTCTGCAGTCGCGATTTTTGTAATAGGCGCGTCTGGTAATACTTTGGGTAATGCTTTCTTTACAATAGGAGCTATTTTATCCGTTACATTCCTACCTAATACGTTTTTGCTTAAAGTATAAATTGCTTGTGGTAACTGTTTTAATGTAGGATCTTCTTCAGTCCTTTCATTTTCGTTAACCATATCTACTAAATAATGTCCTACTGTATTTATTGCTCCTAATGTttcagatatttttgtaaatgctGACTCGGAAAGTAACCTTCCATCATTAGGTACTCTCGTTTCTGGATTTGTCATATCGTACGACGATCGACTATCATAGTTTTGCGGGTGTGCAAACCCTTGATTGTAACCTATATCCTCTTGATAGTAAGGCTCCGTTTGCATTGGCGATCTTTTCCGTGGTGAGGAGAACTGGTGCCATGGCGGGTTCCTTTGTTGCAGGTTGGGGTTTGGCCAGTCATGTGACGTTCCGATAGGGACTGGAATGTGAGAAGCAGGTCATTCTGGGTTCAGGGTAAATATG
Protein-coding regions in this window:
- the LOC115444351 gene encoding proclotting enzyme isoform X1, encoding MADTGLLGKRCLLVYGIVLISSTRCQYQVHHPVPIGTSHDWPNPNLQQRNPPWHQFSSPRKRSPMQTEPYYQEDIGYNQGFAHPQNYDSRSSYDMTNPETRVPNDGRLLSESAFTKISETLGAINTVGHYLVDMVNENERTEEDPTLKQLPQAIYTLSKNVLGRNVTDKIAPIVKKALPKVLPDAPITKIATADVDKSDTKVCTTPEGEDGICEDLSNCPQLLLNLVNLRESLCFKDLFVPGVCCPRDSIVPSTPLIEKPIVATTNKPTYLVPVTTQRPKPATTKKPSAVLVLTTKKPKPATTKRPVASTSRPLGTTTFYTVAPPVYSNFTNIVDVNDCGQREDEGGRIVGGTESKSGDWPWMAAIYLHGSKRREFWCGGTLVGKRHVLTAAHCTRDSKQRPFPARQFSVRLGDVDLARDDEPSRPSTFRVTQVRAHEQFSRVGFYNDIAVLVLSDNVHKSKYVIPICLPSGDINRQHFEGALATVVGWGTTRYGGGESSRQLEAKLPVWRNDDCDRAYFQPITDTFLCAGYARGGVDACQGDSGGPLMLLINGRWTQIGVVSFGNKCGEPGYPGVYTRVTHYNHWLQQNLV
- the LOC115444351 gene encoding proclotting enzyme isoform X2, giving the protein MQTEPYYQEDIGYNQGFAHPQNYDSRSSYDMTNPETRVPNDGRLLSESAFTKISETLGAINTVGHYLVDMVNENERTEEDPTLKQLPQAIYTLSKNVLGRNVTDKIAPIVKKALPKVLPDAPITKIATADVDKSDTKVCTTPEGEDGICEDLSNCPQLLLNLVNLRESLCFKDLFVPGVCCPRDSIVPSTPLIEKPIVATTNKPTYLVPVTTQRPKPATTKKPSAVLVLTTKKPKPATTKRPVASTSRPLGTTTFYTVAPPVYSNFTNIVDVNDCGQREDEGGRIVGGTESKSGDWPWMAAIYLHGSKRREFWCGGTLVGKRHVLTAAHCTRDSKQRPFPARQFSVRLGDVDLARDDEPSRPSTFRVTQVRAHEQFSRVGFYNDIAVLVLSDNVHKSKYVIPICLPSGDINRQHFEGALATVVGWGTTRYGGGESSRQLEAKLPVWRNDDCDRAYFQPITDTFLCAGYARGGVDACQGDSGGPLMLLINGRWTQIGVVSFGNKCGEPGYPGVYTRVTHYNHWLQQNLV